One part of the Mangrovibacillus cuniculi genome encodes these proteins:
- the pyrR gene encoding bifunctional pyr operon transcriptional regulator/uracil phosphoribosyltransferase PyrR, translated as MNVKAVLLDEDAIRRALTRIAHEIIERNKGIENCVLVGIKTRGIYLAQRLAERIEQIEGQSIGVGSLDITMYRDDLTKNTEAGEPEVIGSDITVPITDKKVILVDDVLYTGRTVRAGLDALMDIGRPSSIQLAVLVDRGHRELPIRADYVGKNIPTSAHENIVVQLREVDTMDTVKIHEN; from the coding sequence ATGAATGTAAAAGCTGTACTATTGGATGAGGACGCTATTAGAAGAGCTTTAACAAGAATTGCTCATGAGATTATTGAGCGTAACAAAGGAATAGAAAACTGCGTATTAGTAGGAATAAAAACGCGCGGTATCTATTTAGCACAAAGGTTAGCGGAAAGAATTGAACAAATTGAAGGGCAATCCATTGGAGTTGGGTCATTAGATATTACCATGTATCGAGATGACTTGACGAAAAATACGGAAGCTGGCGAGCCAGAGGTCATAGGTTCAGACATTACGGTACCAATTACAGACAAGAAAGTTATTTTAGTAGATGACGTACTTTATACCGGAAGAACAGTTAGAGCAGGATTAGATGCATTGATGGATATTGGAAGACCTTCAAGTATTCAATTAGCTGTCTTAGTTGATAGAGGTCATAGAGAACTTCCAATTAGGGCAGATTATGTTGGTAAAAACATTCCTACTTCTGCGCATGAAAACATCGTGGTTCAACTCCGTGAAGTGGATACGATGGATACAGTAAAAATACACGAAAATTAA
- a CDS encoding solute carrier family 23 protein translates to MSKPILDVHDKPAPLQFIALSFQHLFAMFGATILVPFLVDLPPSMALISSGLGTIAFLLITRFQVPAYLGSSFAFITPIIIAQTAGGPGAAMIGSFMAGCVYAVVALIIKKAGYRWLMRLLPPIVVGPVIIVIGLALAGTAVDMAMNETLANGSKEYNPLFLSAALVTLSVTVGFSIYAKKVFSLIPILMGIVAGYIYSMFVGLVNFDPVKEASWIANPEWLIPGVSYDIAVTPQLVFLMVPIAVVTLSEHIGHQLVLSKVIGRDLVKNPGLHRSILGDGVATIISSLIGGPPKTTYGENIGVLAITRVYSVYVVLGAAVVATLFGFSGKVTAMIQSIPTPVMGGVSILLFGIIASSGLRMLVDNNIDFGDKRNLVISSVILVLGIGGAYIKFGPVLEIHGMALSAFVGILLNVILPGRPSADEALESLEKIS, encoded by the coding sequence ATGTCCAAGCCAATCTTAGATGTACACGATAAACCAGCACCACTTCAATTTATCGCTTTAAGCTTTCAACATTTGTTTGCGATGTTTGGGGCAACGATCTTAGTGCCATTTCTAGTAGATTTACCACCATCCATGGCGCTAATTTCAAGTGGACTTGGAACCATTGCATTTTTGCTAATTACGAGATTTCAAGTACCAGCTTATCTAGGATCGTCCTTCGCTTTCATCACACCGATAATTATTGCACAAACAGCAGGCGGACCTGGAGCTGCTATGATAGGAAGTTTTATGGCAGGGTGTGTATATGCAGTGGTTGCTCTAATTATTAAAAAAGCGGGTTATAGATGGTTAATGAGATTGTTACCACCGATCGTTGTTGGACCAGTAATCATTGTTATTGGATTAGCACTTGCAGGGACAGCAGTAGATATGGCGATGAATGAAACGTTAGCCAACGGTTCTAAAGAATATAATCCCTTGTTCTTATCAGCTGCACTTGTTACTTTATCAGTTACAGTAGGATTTAGTATATATGCTAAGAAAGTATTTAGCTTAATACCAATATTAATGGGGATCGTTGCAGGATACATCTACTCCATGTTTGTTGGCTTAGTAAATTTTGATCCTGTCAAAGAAGCATCATGGATTGCGAACCCAGAATGGTTAATACCAGGTGTGTCTTACGATATTGCAGTGACTCCTCAGTTAGTGTTCTTAATGGTTCCAATTGCGGTTGTTACCTTATCAGAACATATTGGCCACCAACTTGTGTTAAGTAAAGTAATAGGAAGAGACTTAGTGAAAAATCCAGGATTACACCGTTCCATTTTAGGTGATGGGGTGGCAACAATTATTTCTTCCTTAATTGGAGGTCCTCCTAAAACAACATATGGTGAAAATATTGGAGTACTAGCAATTACAAGAGTGTACAGTGTATATGTTGTCCTTGGAGCAGCAGTCGTAGCTACGTTGTTCGGTTTCTCTGGGAAGGTAACAGCAATGATTCAATCCATTCCAACTCCAGTCATGGGCGGAGTATCCATTCTCTTATTCGGAATCATTGCTTCATCGGGACTTAGAATGTTAGTAGATAACAACATTGACTTTGGAGACAAACGTAACTTAGTAATCTCCTCTGTCATCCTAGTACTAGGAATTGGTGGTGCTTATATAAAATTTGGCCCAGTATTAGAGATACATGGTATGGCGCTATCCGCTTTTGTAGGTATTCTTTTAAATGTAATCCTTCCTGGAAGACCATCAGCAGATGAGGCGCTGGAAAGTTTAGAGAAAATTTCATAG
- a CDS encoding aspartate carbamoyltransferase catalytic subunit: protein MKHALKMCQWDEQDIMELIKLAKQMEEGSYENRRKQPYVVANLFYEPSTRTKSSFEMAQVKLGYKRIPFDVAHSSVQKGESLYDTVKTFEAIGVDALVIRHEQENYYKEWIDQVTIPIINGGDGCGQHPTQSLLDLYTIYESFGSFKGLKVGIAGDLRHSRVARSNVEILHRLGATIILASPEEWKDESLMQYGEYCSMDELCEVVDVLMLLRVQRERHVEQMHSNQANYLEVFGLTERRMSFLKRESIIMHPAPINRGVEIADQLVEHPKSRIFTQMKNGVFVRMALHEKIRLGGWK, encoded by the coding sequence ATGAAACACGCTCTGAAAATGTGTCAATGGGATGAACAAGACATTATGGAGTTAATAAAGTTAGCAAAACAAATGGAAGAAGGCAGCTATGAAAATCGAAGAAAGCAACCTTATGTGGTAGCTAACTTGTTTTATGAACCTAGTACACGGACAAAGAGTTCTTTTGAAATGGCTCAAGTGAAACTAGGATATAAAAGAATTCCGTTTGATGTGGCACACTCCTCTGTTCAAAAAGGAGAAAGTCTATATGACACAGTTAAGACTTTCGAAGCAATTGGTGTAGACGCACTAGTAATTAGGCATGAACAGGAGAATTATTACAAAGAATGGATTGATCAAGTTACAATACCAATCATTAATGGAGGGGATGGGTGTGGCCAGCACCCAACTCAAAGTTTGCTAGATTTATATACCATTTATGAGTCATTTGGAAGTTTCAAAGGGCTTAAGGTAGGAATAGCTGGAGATCTTAGACATTCTAGAGTAGCAAGATCTAATGTGGAAATTTTACATAGATTAGGAGCGACAATAATACTTGCTTCACCTGAAGAATGGAAGGATGAAAGCTTAATGCAATACGGAGAGTATTGCTCTATGGATGAATTATGTGAAGTAGTAGATGTTTTGATGTTGCTTCGAGTACAGAGAGAAAGACACGTAGAACAAATGCATTCAAATCAAGCAAATTATCTAGAAGTCTTTGGACTTACAGAAAGAAGAATGAGCTTTTTAAAAAGAGAGAGTATTATTATGCATCCTGCACCAATTAACAGAGGGGTTGAAATTGCAGATCAATTAGTAGAACATCCAAAATCTCGTATTTTCACACAAATGAAAAATGGCGTTTTTGTTCGAATGGCTCTACACGAAAAAATAAGACTTGGGGGATGGAAATAA
- a CDS encoding dihydroorotase, producing the protein MILKNGLIWTENRWVKSDLKIDEGKIAVISSSITPEEREEVMDANGNLVIPGLIDLHVHLREPGFTEKETIKTGTEAAVRGGFTTIACMPNTKPVIDNVETLHYLQERIREESRCHVLPYAALTTRLAGKELTNFEELTKLGAFAFTDDGVGLQTASTMYEAMKKAKLVGKAVVAHCEDMSLVKGGAMHEGEKSRELGIPGILSISESVQIARDVLLAEATGVHYHVCHVSTKESVRIIRDAKKAGIHVTAEVSPHHLLLTEDDIKKNDANWKMNPPLRSKEDRAALREGLLDGTIDFIATDHAPHTPEEKQEGFERSPFGIVGLETAFSILYTKLVTDEGFCTLEELLHWLTVAPSNAFSLGKGVIKEGEIADITIIDLQKEENIDASTFASKGRNTPFHGWNVKGLPIVTIVNGEVKWNKGGVAVC; encoded by the coding sequence ATGATACTAAAAAACGGACTGATATGGACAGAAAATCGTTGGGTGAAAAGTGACTTGAAAATAGATGAAGGAAAAATAGCAGTCATTTCTTCCTCCATAACACCAGAGGAAAGAGAAGAAGTAATGGATGCTAATGGAAACTTAGTGATCCCTGGATTGATAGATTTACATGTTCATTTACGGGAACCGGGTTTTACAGAAAAAGAAACCATTAAAACAGGTACGGAAGCTGCTGTTAGAGGTGGTTTTACAACTATCGCCTGTATGCCAAACACCAAGCCAGTTATTGATAATGTGGAAACACTTCATTATTTACAGGAACGAATTCGGGAAGAATCACGATGTCATGTGCTACCGTATGCAGCTTTAACAACTAGATTAGCAGGCAAAGAGTTAACAAACTTTGAAGAGTTAACCAAATTAGGGGCATTTGCATTCACAGATGACGGAGTTGGATTACAAACTGCAAGTACGATGTATGAAGCAATGAAAAAAGCTAAGTTAGTAGGAAAAGCAGTGGTAGCTCATTGTGAGGATATGAGCCTTGTAAAAGGTGGGGCTATGCATGAAGGAGAAAAGTCTAGAGAACTTGGAATTCCAGGAATATTATCCATCTCTGAGTCTGTTCAAATCGCAAGAGATGTTCTTTTAGCAGAGGCAACGGGTGTTCATTATCATGTTTGTCATGTTAGTACGAAGGAATCCGTACGAATTATCCGTGATGCAAAAAAAGCTGGCATCCACGTAACAGCAGAAGTAAGCCCTCATCATCTTTTACTAACCGAAGATGATATTAAAAAGAATGATGCAAATTGGAAAATGAATCCACCACTAAGATCTAAAGAAGACCGAGCAGCATTACGTGAAGGTTTGCTAGATGGTACCATCGACTTTATTGCAACTGATCACGCACCTCATACTCCTGAGGAAAAGCAAGAAGGATTCGAGAGATCACCGTTTGGTATTGTAGGATTAGAAACAGCCTTCTCGATTTTATATACAAAATTAGTAACGGATGAAGGATTCTGTACATTAGAGGAATTATTACACTGGTTAACCGTTGCACCAAGTAATGCCTTTTCGCTAGGAAAAGGAGTTATTAAAGAAGGTGAGATAGCGGACATTACGATCATTGATTTGCAGAAGGAAGAGAATATCGATGCATCTACATTTGCTTCAAAGGGGAGAAATACTCCTTTTCATGGCTGGAATGTGAAAGGTTTACCTATCGTAACTATTGTAAATGGCGAAGTGAAATGGAATAAAGGAGGAGTAGCGGTATGTTAA
- the carA gene encoding glutamine-hydrolyzing carbamoyl-phosphate synthase small subunit: protein MLKKLVLEDGTFFVGNSFGSDNDAIGELVFHTGMTGYQEMLTDPSYCGQLLLLTYPLIGNYGINRSDFESMKPFARALLVREWEPEPSHYEKEQSLSSFLKEHNVVGLAGIDTRQLTRHLRDKGVMKAMITSIDRSISEVVEELLSFRPNKKVVEEVSTSRAYQAPGKGKRVVVMDFGMKHGILRELVKRECDVVVVPHNTTAQEIYRLNPDGVLLSNGPGDPKDCLEAVGTVKELLGNVPIFGICLGHQLLSLACGADTFKLPFGHRGANHPVREIKTGKVTITSQNHGYACDKNSLLNTDLEITHEAVNDQTVEGVAHRKYPAFSVQYHPEASPGPLDANDLFQQFIDLMVHTEMEAKNYVKA from the coding sequence ATGTTAAAAAAATTAGTTCTTGAAGATGGTACTTTCTTTGTAGGTAACTCGTTTGGGTCAGATAATGATGCAATTGGGGAATTGGTTTTTCACACAGGAATGACAGGCTATCAAGAAATGCTGACAGATCCATCTTATTGTGGTCAGCTCCTTTTATTGACGTACCCTTTAATAGGAAACTATGGTATTAACCGTTCCGATTTTGAAAGTATGAAACCATTTGCTCGCGCTTTACTTGTAAGAGAATGGGAACCGGAACCAAGTCACTATGAAAAAGAACAATCTCTTTCTAGCTTTCTAAAGGAGCATAATGTAGTGGGGTTAGCAGGTATAGATACACGCCAACTTACTCGTCACTTACGAGATAAAGGTGTAATGAAAGCGATGATTACTTCTATTGACCGATCTATATCAGAAGTAGTAGAAGAACTACTAAGCTTTAGACCAAATAAAAAAGTAGTAGAAGAAGTATCTACCTCACGAGCCTATCAAGCACCAGGCAAAGGGAAACGTGTGGTCGTGATGGATTTTGGCATGAAACATGGAATCCTAAGAGAGTTAGTAAAACGAGAATGTGACGTTGTAGTCGTACCCCATAACACAACCGCACAAGAAATCTACCGTTTAAACCCAGATGGAGTGCTTCTATCAAATGGACCTGGAGATCCTAAAGATTGTTTAGAAGCAGTAGGTACTGTAAAGGAATTACTAGGAAATGTTCCTATCTTCGGTATTTGTTTAGGACATCAGCTTCTATCCTTAGCATGTGGAGCAGACACATTTAAATTACCATTTGGGCATCGCGGTGCCAATCACCCTGTAAGAGAAATAAAAACAGGAAAAGTCACAATTACCTCACAAAATCATGGCTATGCTTGTGATAAAAATTCACTTTTAAATACAGATCTAGAAATAACACATGAAGCTGTGAACGATCAAACAGTAGAAGGAGTAGCCCACAGAAAATATCCTGCTTTTTCTGTACAATATCATCCCGAGGCATCACCAGGGCCACTAGACGCCAATGATTTATTTCAACAGTTTATTGATTTAATGGTACATACAGAAATGGAGGCAAAAAATTATGTCAAAGCGTAA